The Salvia hispanica cultivar TCC Black 2014 unplaced genomic scaffold, UniMelb_Shisp_WGS_1.0 HiC_scaffold_345, whole genome shotgun sequence genome includes the window AAATCAAACCATTAACATactttatgaatttatatttttattagatatcgtattgttttattttttagttaaatatttgatactatattttatttattactataaaatacttattttatgtgatcattatttaatcttattatttgtatatcaaACTATACATTTGAAATATGTATGGGACCAAATGTCTGCTATTTtacctatattatttttatattttaattttattaagattatagtagtataatttttttttaaatatttatggtgaCGATAAAACATAACGTAGACTTCAAGACCCATTCATGATCAAGACCAGTCTTATACCCTAAACACTTGCATCTCAAAGCTTAGACCAAGAAACACATGCACTCTTAAAAACCTCCActtctcatttcatttcttcGTATCCATTCCAATCACCTTCTCACACTATGATTTCCTCCAAGATCACtcccctcctcctcctcttcctcctctccgTCTCCTCCACCGCCCTCACCCATGAACCCCAACCCCCCGCCCTCTTCCCCGAAGTGCCCGAGACAAATTCCGTGGTGGGGACCGCGTGCGTAGAGAAAGATGTCTGCCCACCACCAATCCCCAGTCCCCCGGACCCCACAAGCCCACCCCCGCCTGACACAAGCCCACCACCAACCCCCATAATCCCGCCCCCACCGGCCACATGCCCACCACCGACCCCCAGCTCCCCGGCCATAAGCCCACCCCCACCCCCATTCCCCTGGCCGGAAACAAGCCCACCCCCTCCGGCCATATTTCCCCCATTCCCATTCCCGTTCCCGTTCCCCTTCCCACCCTTCCCCTGGCTGGTAGCAAGCCCACCCCCACCAGCCTTACCCTGGCCTTGCACACCCCCGCCAGACAAATGCCCCATCGACATATTGAAGATGGGGGCATGCGTGGACCTTTTCGGGGGGATGGTCCACATAGGGTTGGGCGACCCGGCCATACACAAGTGCTGCCCCATGATAAGAGGGCTCATGGAGATCGAGGCCGCAATGTGTCTCTGCACTACGCTTAGGATTAAGGCTCTTACCCTTAATGTTTATATCCCTATCGCTGTCGAGTTCCTCGCCCACTGCGGCAAGACGCCGCCGCCAGGCTTCAATTGTTTATTCTAAATTTAggtaaatgtctcattttttatctttttcgttTGTCCGCCAATGTCTTTTTGGCGATTAAACTtcacattcaactaactcattctattataaaattaatatataaaaataggatccatgcgaaatttttatttattagtgatGGGATTTTAGGCTCTAATGATGTGTACGCCATTTTCGATTGTGCAGATTTGTAGGTGGATCAGGATGTGTCGAAACTGGAATCGACGTGAGGGgaatgagataaatttttagttattgttGCTGTCTTATAAATCACCTACTTCTCATTGGGTGAAATTCTTTTACATAATGGAGCAATGGTGATGCATCATCAACTATGCATGTTCCGATATTTCCCGATCGGTTCACCTCAAAAGTTTCGACATAAAGCTGAATTTGATTTCAATCTTAtaagttgattttgaatggCAGTAATATGCATCTATATATATGCCCAATCTGCAGGTTTCGCGGGAAACCTTTCATCACACGGTTACGTAAAAATGGTTAATATGTAGACAAAAAGATGACAgatcaactaaaaaaaatgttatatatAGATACTCGTGTACATGTTCGGTAGCTATATTAGTGTTAGCAATTGGTTCGTGTTATTTTACTGGCCCCAGCGAGCCCATCGTGAAGCCTGTATTTTAACAAGAAAAATTAGCACATTAttgtgaaaataaaagttGCAGAGAAGAGGAACTATTCATCAATGGAAATTGTAGCACAAGATTGTAGGAATtcgaatatttttaattagtaaatttaataaattactacttcACTAATCCAACAATTCCTTGCCTCCGTCCCTCAAAGTTagtcccatttttctattttcgtccgtcctcCAAAgtttatctcatttcactttttaccatttttggtagtataCCCCAATTCCACTAATCCAACAAAtcctaaataataaattcttaaGAAGGAAAGACACATCTGAACGAACAATTTTTTTGTCGGTTTGCGTATTATCAAATATACTTTCTTAGATTCAATATCGTGTGCCGAGCAacgataatttaattttatgtgtatATCTAATCACAAAGCCTACATTTCGTATATTGATGGGCATATCTTCATATATCATACTACATTTCTTATCAAACAGAAAGTGTTTCTAAAATTGCACCAAGATAATTTGGTTAAATGACAACATTGTCTCATCTTTTATTCTTTAACCTTGTTGTAGACATCCGTTTCTTTGCTTATGaattactatcatttatttatttttttaaaaaatttattttttattaattgaatccGTTTTGATAATGGGAGCATGATTAAATCTATTactataaactaaaacaagcacattgattatttgaatttgCATTGATTTAGTAATAtacagtggcggagccagaatTTTTTCGATGGGGGGCCCAAATTTCTAATTGATAATTTTCCAGAGCCGATAAGGAATAGCCGCATAAACAATAGAGGGATCATTAAGAGGAACAAATAGatagtgaaaataattaaaacatggACAATAAAAACTAGTATGAATATATTTGAAGACTAAGTcaatgtgaattattttcttaaattatgaaaatattaatgtgtGAAATTCATTACATGAATTACTTTTTGTGAGATAATCAACAAaacctataaataaaaattaaagatgctAGTATTATAGGAGTATGTATTTACATATGGggatgataatatttttaattcatagattaaaattagaaaatgaaagaaaataatgatacGGTAtgttatttcatattttttgaggTTAAGGAATAACTTTTTATtcttagatatatatatatatatatatatatatatatattattttaaattttttaatgatagagaataaatataaatattctataataatattatagcaTAATAGGGTATTAAACATTAAAGAGGAATATAAAAAGCtttacaaaaaatgaaagcaaaGAAGCTGGGCCTGAAGGGATTCGAACTCAGGATCTTTTGTTTGAAAGACTTAGAATGAAACCGACTGAGCTAGAAAGATAATTAGAATATATCGTAtagatatattaaatataataataatccaaATGGGTGAGGGGCCCAAGGGCCCCCTTGGGCCCAGCGTGGCTCCGCCACTGATAATATATACCATAAATTTTTAGATACATATGTACTCATCCAGAAAAGTTAGCAAAGAAGATCGTTGATGCAGTGCTGAAAGAAAGGTTCTTACAACTTAGCTGCGTCTAGTGCTATTTTCTAATTAAGAGAAGACAGGAAATTAATCGCTTTATGTGAGTCAAAGATTGATATGTATGATATATTTGGTCTAAGACCATTAGACATGCagtgaaaaaaagagaaaccATGCTTCACTTGAGTTGTAAGTGTTGTAACCATAAAAGAGTAAGAAGAAACGACATATTTGGTCTAAGACCACTAGACACGTAGTGCTTCTGatgttttttcaataattatgattatttctTTGGTAGGTGGtcttaagagcatccacaatagagTAGACACTTTGGCCGGACACTTTTACGTTTTTTGTTTATagccactttttatttgtcaacggccacaaaaaaaagtttccgCAGCAATAGTGGACACTTTTATTAgccacatttcactttatttttattctttgtatattttatttcaattagaatttatattttaaaataagcaaaaataataattaaaaattcaaaattaaaaaaaaaaaaaagcaaatcgGCGACCGGCGCgtttctctctcctccggCTCGTCCTCGCCGCTTTCGGGGCGAAAGCCCTTCCGCCCCACAAAATCTGTCCGCGTCCGCCCGCTTCCGCCATAGTAACCAGCCGCGGCTTAGCCGCGATCGGGGCGGCCGCCGCGCCGCCCCTAtcgtggatgctctaattatTTCTCACACAATTATTTCCCTTAAAGAGAAAGACATCAGATTGTGATGTATTTTCTTGCTCGTCTCATAGGCTGCCCTTCTTTGGTGTTCTTATCCTAAAGAGTTGAAGTTCATTTTGTTCACTTACACGATTTTcagcttttatttttaaatattgggCTTTTGATTCAGGCTATGGTCATGGCTAGAGATGTCCAGGGTTTACGGTTCAGGCAGTTAATTGCGTAATCGTAACTAGCGGTTCTGAAGATTTAGATGGAACCGAAACCGCCACTTTTAGAACCATGGGCCAGTTCAGAATCCAAAATTCTGGAACTAACACCGTGACGTAACCGCAAAAATTCGTCGGAAACCAGAACTGCCCGGAACTGGCGAAAAACCTTGAAACCGAATCGCCGCGAAAAACTTCCAGAAAACCACCTATtcgaaaccgaaaccgaaaccggaaCTGGCGATtttcgaaccggaaccgtaaccgcaaAATACAATCAAGATTTTGTTCCGGTTCGAGATTTTCCGAAACCAGATGCGGCGGTTCCCGAACCTTAGGCATGTCTTGTCATGGCATCTTTATGCTTCATGAAAATTATTAGAAAGAGTGCCACCAAAATGCATATCCaaaattctaatattattttgagactattttgttgtgttgttgTGTGATGCTAGTCTTCTTCACAAATCGTTCTGAGTAGCTGCATTGTCGTCATAGGCCTCGCCTGAGTGATCATCGGGACATACAAGTATAAAACATATATCCAGGTCTGATTATCAACAGTACTATTATGTGATAATTTGATCTAAAAATCTACTGTCCATACTATGAATTACCCGGACGATAAatgttacatttatttttttcgtccagtttccattttagaagtttgaaatttgaagaaatactAGGACATTTAATCTCTTAGCTCGTGGACTTTGACAATTAAGTTTGAAATAGGAGACAGGTGGAACTTTTAAAGTTGAAAGAAGTTaactaacaaaaaattagAGCTACAAAAATATAAGGTACTAATAGAACTGATCTTGAAAACAGAAGTGGGAAGTCAATTGTtttgtaatagtattacaTGCTTTGGATATTGGAATGGAGGAGGTTGAGGTGAGAAGATACTTATTTAACaaaccaataaaaataagtttatttgaGGATTAAATAATCAACACATCTATTTTGCTCCTAAACACTAATCTTTTTCAGTTTATAGCATTTCAATAGAACTCCTTAAACATATACCAAAATGGCCTGATTTTCATGTCAGGTCTATGATGACTGAACATCACACAAACAAACTTAGCAAAAACtctttattttgcaatttgcaaacataatgtaaaagaaaaacaaaatgtagATTTCAAGAAGTGGGCAGAATAAAGGAGAAGAAATAAGATAGTAAGGTGATACACAAACAAACAACACAAACCATGAAATGGATACCTTCAACTTTCGAAAATTTCTGCAGCGGTTGGACTACTGCTCGGTGAGGCCTTATCCGCCGTTGAACCTCCATCAGCTTCTGAGACCACAGATGCGTTGGAGGTTAGAGGGGGGGACATGGTACCAGAGAGACGATCATCGGTCTGCTTTTGCCTATTCAAGGCATTGCAATGGGGGCAGTAGTAAGTGATGTATGGGAACTCCTCTTTCCTCGCCAGCCCTACAATCATCACAACAATATATAGCTTATTCACCTCATGAATTCAGTTTATTTTGATAGATGCAGAGATTCTATTCACCGTTGTGCATATGGCAGTTTCCACATATAAGAGCATAGGACTGTGTAGGATCCTCTCCCACGAGCAATGCAGCAACTCGAGCAATCCAGCCTCCATGATCTTGTGAGTGCAGGCCTGATTGAGGATGATGCTCAACAACCATCGCGTGTGGCTGAGACATGCGCACACCCTCGACTCTGGACAGGGTGAGCATAGCTTCTTCAGAATGATCGGTGAATCCACTTTCCATGCTGTAGGTTTGTGAGAGGGGCTGCTTTCTGTTACGTAGTCCGATAGATGCTGCAACTTCCACTTCATTGCTATTTCCGGCAGTGGCGATGGGGTGGTTAGAATCATCTCCCAGATATACTTTCAGGCCAGTCTCTGCACCCAACTTGGACGCCAGTACAGTGGCGGCCGCTGCTTTGGCTGCTGGATCAGGATCATACCTCTGCACTGAAGACTCCATGTAAGAATATCTCGTCGACAATCAGGAGAACCTCCATTGAACTTTGGAGTGATACAATATacttagataaaaataatactacatcacatgattttcaatttaaacaaCAAAGCTAGCTAGCTAGCTTTCAGTCCTTACCTGTATAAGCTGTTGAGTTGTGtagtaatttgttttttctttcagTTCGTTGATTTTCGCCTGTCTCTCGGCCTGGAGGTTTTCCAAAGTTTTGTGGTCCTTGGCGTCACCTATAAATATGATTTACAATACAAAACAATGAATATTTAGGCaccaaaataaagataaaatgatcATCATTGATTAGCTAACCAATGTCCCTTAAAAGAGAACCTTAATATTCGATTAATCTTCTTAGAAGTTTCAACATACATAAGCATCAAAAGATTTAAACTTTGACAAGAGAAGCTTCACAAACGCATTTTATAAGCTTCTTTCATGTACAAGTTAtgttgcaaaccgaacacccccttaGTCTATCATGCCACACATTGCAAGTATGGTGTTTTGTTAACAAGTTTCATATTCTGATAGTCACTATAACCTTGCGGTAAAGCCATTACAAAGAGGACTCAAAAACACTTACGCAGTTTTGTGTAGCTTCTAAACGCTGAGTAGGTAACGAAAAATACTACTGGCAGCAGAAACATAGGTAAGACACGCAATGCCCTTATATGCCAATTCAAGTTTAACGATCGCGTGGTCAACATTGCGTAAACTACTGCAATTGCctggaaaaaaaaggaaggagATAAAAACCGATTGTGTGGAGCAAGAGGCAGAGAATAGCACCACCCCTTTCATTTGATGTAACTACTGATATTAATTAGGTAATTGTGATATGAAATGATATGGCTAATTACCTCTAAAATAACAGAGAGTATAATAAATTGCCTAGTGGTTCTCCGAGAAGTTTGACAGCGCCTTGCGATTCTGGAAAGAACAGCAGCCTCTTCCTTGGATATATGTCGCAATCTCTTTTCGAAGTCGTTACTGCCTAAGCCAAAAACTGATGCCCATAATCTAGACAGGACTCCTTTGTGTTTCTTGATCTTCTTAATCTTCTTAATCTCAGTGTCTGTGGATGTCAGAGGCTCCCCTTGATCATGCTTGGAGTCTTCAGCCATCTTCTGCATATTACATGCCACATTTTCACACATTCCAAATCACCAACGAAATTGTATGTAGCTATGgtcaaatactagtactatgtCATTAGTTGATTGGATGTTTTGTCATCACAAAAAGGGAGATGGCAATAACAAAATCcgaaaacaaacaaataatgaaaatcaaaatcaaaatcaaaacaaacgTAAAAAAAGTAGATTCAAAATCAGCTTTTTATTGCAcaacatgaaaaaaaacatCTCATTTACAGAACTAGTATGTGATTgtatattatacatatatatatacctttGATCGGATGAAAATGTGCTGCGCGAATGAGAGATGCGATGCAGATAATTCTGACGAAATTCCTTTATCCAATCCAAATATGGTGAGAAATGGCAATGGAGAAGATTGGTAacaatgatgaagaagaaaatgagcttttttttttatttattatactacaattttccaattccaaataaattaactatCCATCGTTACactttgattaattatttatttataagtggatattttattttgagtaaaggccaaaattggtcttgaacatatgatcattttacgtttttggtcctaaacattatcttttggatttttgggtcctgaacatatgaaaatttgatcattttggtccccCGACaatatttccgttaaaaactaatggtcaacgggtttaatcctgattttgaccaaattagacttttaattttaattttttactcctcAATTATTTTAGGAGAGAATTCGGAAAAAGGGATTAATTTCGCTGACCTTTCGAAATGAGGGATTAATTTCGCTGACCTTTCGAAATATGAGTCTGAGGCGTGCGaatttttcagaataagggattttcaattttttatgcattttctcttctttttaataattatttcgttcctaacatttattaaatgaCCAAATTACCCTCCATAATAATAACATTTATTAGTTGACATTCACTtgtcaaataataataatatttcatcacaatagtaaaataaaaaaaataaaccagAAAATCAATACGCAATAAATGATTCAAATACAATACACTCCGTCACCATTAGCGGCGTCATACCGGCGCTCCTCCTCCTTTGTGCTGTCACACAGCGCCCTCCCCCTCGTCTCCGGCAAGCACACCACAAACATCGCACACACCGCAATCGCCACCCCAAACACACCGTAAGACAAAAACGCGTTTTCCCTCCCCGCCGCCACCAGCAGCGGGCTCAGCGCTCCCCCCAACACCAGCGCCTGCCTCACCATTGACACCGCCGAGTTCCTCACCGTCGTCGGAAACAGCTCTATCGTGTAGATCAAGAATTGGACACAATTCCCTTGAAATTCTTGATTAAAGCCCATTTCTCGGATTTGGACTTGTACCTCTGCCGCTGCTGATCTTACTGATTCTCCGAGAGGCTGAGGAGGAATCTGCGCTCAAATTGGAGCTCTCAAAGGCGGAAGCTTTGTCGATTTGAGCTCTCAAAAGTTTGTATTTCTATGTATTTTGGTCCCTCACAGAGACGCTGCCATGGAGGATTATGGAAGCTGGAAAGAGGCATGCAGTTTGGAGGTGGAGGGTGGGGTTGTtggatgatttttttataaattatgttaaaatttatGGAGGGTAATTTGGtcatttaataaatgttaggaacaaaatcattattaaaaagaagagaaaatgtataaaaaatcgaaaatcccttattctgaaaaattCGCATGCCTCGGACCTATATTTCGAAAGGTCAGCGAAATTAATCCCTCATTTCGAAAGGTCAGCgaaattaatcttttttttcgaattttctctttctaaaactccgtgctgAAAAGTTTACCCTCAAATATGACGAAACGGATGGAATAGTTAATTAATTCGTATCACCAATACATTGATTGCTGAGAAGAGTTCTTCAAgttatttatacttttttatCGGTGTTCTGTCATTGTCTTACTAGTCTTGAGAGGGATACGTTGGATATGATCTCCAAATAATCTTCTCttaataagaaatttatttaCGTGAATCAGCTAACTGACTTCCTCGGTTCATACAACCTTTTGATCAATAGGAAGAAAgtcatatatatactccaaactatgatctgaacAGACTGaaccattaaaaaatatcaacagatgacaaaattatatcaacagaaatgtcaacacaatgtcaacgtGTGATGTTGtattgaaattgtgttaacattttctattgatgtattttaatcatctgttgacatttatTAATGGTCCAatcataatttgaaatttgtacaatatataggtTTACATTTTATCATTACCCCACGTATAATTTTGGTTTGCCATCAGTATATAACTAATAGTACTACTGTACTACATATACTCCCATGAAATAAAAgcctatttttttaatttttaaattatggcCAAATTTCAAACCAGCTCGGTGGTtatcccaaaaataaatacagtaCTATAATTAGTTTGGAGACGGtgttatttttcctttctatgCCCTGGCGGCCTTTCTTATTAATGGAGTGTGAATAGGAAAATATCGACATATCCGGATAATTGGTTAACTGGTTATTCACTttacatttaataaatatacaaaatgatCCACTGTAGAAGATTGAACATGACACGTCTACCGCCACACTGAAATTAAGGTGGAAACAAGCTGAGGTTGACTGGTTGATCATGCAGTTAATTAATCttcataataaaattctaattcgACATGATTAATGTACCAAGCGGTTTCCACATCCCTATCTCACCAAATAATTACTCAACAGCCAATTCTCAAGAATTTATGGGAAATTATAACGTGCCCCTTCGAGTTGTGACCTTAGATTCTTTTGAACTGAGAATGgaaaccaaaatgaaaaaatgatactccctccgtccatgaataggagtcccggttggccattttcatccgtccgccattaggagtcccggttagacattttatcttgggagtataaaaaatgacccacttttcccttaatttagaagctgcaattaattttaatccactttgattgcaatttctcactctctcttaATGTTAGATTTCACTAttccaaagaataaagcaaataataatataaatgagtCCTACATTCTACTATCACacacttaaattattacactcaaacttttcttaaaatctgcaccgaactcaaccgggactcctattcgcggacggagggagtagcaaaGAAACAATTATGGTTAAGGGTGATAAGATCCCAGATCGAGATCCAATATCGCTTATACTTACTAATTTCGAGATAAGAAAGTAATTTCTACTAAGTACTACTTACGTGCACTTCCTATATATGgcaaaataacaaacaaaaattatgaatcatatacAAATTGCAATTTGCAACTTATAAAGAATGAAAGCTTACCTTATACTAATACTACTTAACTAGTTGACCAAACTTTCCTTCAAATggaatcaaatttaataatttgaagGCACTCTTGGATTGAGTCAGTGTCTATAGATGCTTCACACCTAACATATTTCCAATaactatatatagtattactaACAATCAATATCACAATTGTGACTTCATGTAGCACACAAACataatgaaatcaaattagtaaaataatgaAACTTGACCACACGAAAGTGCTTAGACGATGGACCATCTATATAATCCCACTCACCAATACTACCCTAA containing:
- the LOC125198974 gene encoding uncharacterized protein At2g24330-like isoform X2 is translated as MAEDSKHDQGEPLTSTDTEIKKIKKIKKHKGVLSRLWASVFGLGSNDFEKRLRHISKEEAAVLSRIARRCQTSRRTTRQFIILSVILEAIAVVYAMLTTRSLNLNWHIRALRVLPMFLLPVVFFVTYSAFRSYTKLRKCDAKDHKTLENLQAERQAKINELKEKTNYYTTQQLIQRYDPDPAAKAAAATVLASKLGAETGLKVYLGDDSNHPIATAGNSNEVEVAASIGLRNRKQPLSQTYSMESGFTDHSEEAMLTLSRVEGVRMSQPHAMVVEHHPQSGLHSQDHGGWIARVAALLVGEDPTQSYALICGNCHMHNGLARKEEFPYITYYCPHCNALNRQKQTDDRLSGTMSPPLTSNASVVSEADGGSTADKASPSSSPTAAEIFES
- the LOC125198974 gene encoding uncharacterized protein At2g24330-like isoform X1, whose translation is MAEDSKHDQGEPLTSTDTEIKKIKKIKKHKGVLSRLWASVFGLGSNDFEKRLRHISKEEAAVLSRIARRCQTSRRTTRQFIILSVILEAIAVVYAMLTTRSLNLNWHIRALRVLPMFLLPVVFFVTYSAFRSYTKLRDAKDHKTLENLQAERQAKINELKEKTNYYTTQQLIQRYDPDPAAKAAAATVLASKLGAETGLKVYLGDDSNHPIATAGNSNEVEVAASIGLRNRKQPLSQTYSMESGFTDHSEEAMLTLSRVEGVRMSQPHAMVVEHHPQSGLHSQDHGGWIARVAALLVGEDPTQSYALICGNCHMHNGLARKEEFPYITYYCPHCNALNRQKQTDDRLSGTMSPPLTSNASVVSEADGGSTADKASPSSSPTAAEIFES